A region of the candidate division WOR-3 bacterium genome:
GCGATGTCGTCCCAGCGGGCCTCGAGTTCGTCCGCGACCGGGAAGTCGTTGCTCTTCGCGTCGTTCACTGGGTTCTGGTCACCATCTAGCAGTGTGGTGAACGTTACCGTGTAGTTCCCGACCGGCGGGTTGACCCAATCCGGGAACTCTACCGACCGGACCTCTCCGCCCGGGAGTTCGGTCGTGACTTTGACAGTCTGGTTGTAGACCTCGGCGTCGGTTGCGGTGACAATCTGGCACTGAACGTCGAAGTTGTTCTGCGCAAGGTTGCCGAAGTTCTTGATTTCGGCCTTGGGCTTGAACGTCATCGGCATCTCGCCGAAGTAAACCGGCCGCTCGATGGCGGTTACGCCGAGGTCGTTGTCGTACAGGGTAACGTTAGCCCTGATCATGATGTCGCACGGGTAAGGGTTCCATTCGACCTCGAAGAACCCTACGCCTTCCTCGTACGCCCACTGTGTACCAGCCGGGGCTTGGCAACCGTCATCGTCCAGGAGCTGGCCAAGCTCTGGCCATGGGCCCTGTCCCTTGATGAAGATGTAGAACTTGCCAGTACAGATGATTCCGTCGGTCGGTTCAGTCACTGCCCAGGCTCCGGGTTCGACCTCAATCCAGTCCAACGAGGACCAAACCTCGGTGCCCGGTTCCCCTCCGTTATCATCATACACCGAGAACTTGAGGTACATATTTACGTCGGTGTAGTTGTAGACACCGGCCCACACTTCATCAAGCGTTACTTGGACTCCGGGGTCGAACCCGACTCCGGTCCAGAAATCGCTTCCGATTGGGTAGTAGTATGCCGGGGTGCCGCTGTCATAGTAAAGCCATTCGTCCGTGGGTGGAGACAGGGGACTCTTGAGTGCGTCGGCTGGCAACGGGGTTGGTGTGAGTGTGTGGGCTGCGCTCAGGGCAGCGCTTACACTAACCACTTTCGGGGCAGACACTGCGATACCGACCCCTACGGTCAGCACCAGCAGCACTGCAATCAGTCTGTGCATCGGACCTCCTTTGGTTAGTTCCTTGGCCTTCCTGCTCTGATGCGTCTCAATCCCAGCAGGCCCGGAAGGCCGGTATGGCCTGATGAGTCTCAGGGCGTCGGCGCCACGCACGAGGCGCCGACAGCGACTGCAGAAACCGGCATAAATGCTATGGATGTGGTTCCTCTCTGCTTGAACCTAATCGTTTATACCGCGAATGATTCCGTTGTCAAGCTTGGCGTGTGACCCAAGAGACCGATATGGAAGAACGCCAAAGCCGCCAAAATGGAACGCCAGGCAGACCGCTGGTCTTTGCCTTTCTAAGCGCAACGACGAATCCCGCATGAAGTGACCGGGTTGGTGCAAGAGCTATCGCCTAGCTCCTTGGTGTTTTTCGTGTTGTTCTTTCCGTCCTGTTTCACATCTGCGTTCATCAGCGGTTCGGGTTTAGTCGCTGATTCTTGACATGCATTGCGAGCCCGGTATCTTGGCCTGCGATGAAGCAGAGAAAGCGACCAGTCAGACGCGTTGGTATCATCGGTGCAGGCCGAGTCGGCAGCGCACTTGCGTGGCATTGTCGCCGTCTAGGATACCGGATTGTCGGCATTACCGATAAGAAGCCGAAACAGGCCTGGGTGGTGTACGGACTCCTGAAGGAACCTTATCGGCGCTGGAGACCGAGTGTTCTGGCGATGGCAAGCGACATTCTGTTCATAACAGTACCAGACCGTGCCATCGAGCCGGTGTTCTCGGCAATCCGGAGATACCTGAGGCGCGGTACGATAGTTGTGCACTGTTCTGGAGTGCTCGGTATTGATGCATTCCGAGATGCAAGCGAGCAAGGGGTGGAGGTACTTGCCCTGCATCCAGTGCAGAGCTTCCCCAGTCATGCCGAGGCAATAAGGACTTTGACTGGCTGTTTCTTTGCACTGGAGGGCAGTCGGAAAGGGTTGGCACTTGGCCGGAACTTGGTTCGCCGCCTGAAGGGCAGTTGGGTGGAAGTCACCGGGCCGGACCGCCCTCTGTATCATACGATGTGCGTGTTTGCTTCCAATTTCGAGAGCGTACTCATGGATGCGGCTGAGGCCATCGCCGCACGGCTCGGAATCAGTCCGCACCGGGCCGGTAGGATGCTTGCACCCTTGATGAGGTCGGTACTTGAGAACGCAGTTGAGTATGGCACGCTGGCCAGTCTCACTGGACCGGTACAGCGAGGAGACACGAGGACAGTCGCTCGGCATCTGGAGGCACTGTCAACGCGTGTACCCGAACTTGTACCGTTGTACCGGGCCTGCTCATTGCGACTGGTGGATATGGCGAAGCGGCAGGGACTGGATGCTGCCGCGGTAGCGGAGCTGAGGAGTCTGCTCAGGGACTAATGGGAACGCCGAGTCTTCGCCAATGAGCCGGAAGAACACAGATAGGCCCAGATGAGAACCCACAGTAGGAGCTACAAGCGTCAGTGCGCAAAGGACAGAGCAGTGGGAAAATGCGAGGCAGGAGATGGCGTTACTGGCCTTTGGGGTTTCGTCACTGTTGTCTCATGCCAGCGTTTCTGGCTTGTCCTTGTCATTCTGTTCCTGGCCTTCTTTGCTTTCTGCGCTAAGAAGATGCTGCCGCCGAGTCCGGACCGGTTCCCGCCCCGCCTGGAGTTGATAAGAACTCGGAACCGGGTACGGCTGGAGCTTGTTTTCAACGAAGAGGTTGATCCTGCCAGACTCTTGGCCGACAGTTTTGTAGTGACCGGATCCTCCGGTCAACCCCTTGCGGTACGCGGCGCGGCCGGCGGCCGCAGGTCAAATTCGGTGGAGTTGTGGACCGCGGTGCAGGAGCCGGTACTGTACCAGGTACGCGGCACGGTAATAGACGCTGCAGGCAACGCCGGCAGATTCACTGCCCGTTTTCGGGGGTCGAACAGACCGGATACGGTTGCGCCCAGGGTTACCGGGATAGCGCCGGAGCCAGGCAGCGCCGGTCTTCGGCATCCGGCAGTGCGGGTCCAGTTCAGCGAGCCGGTAGATACGACGACTACACCGGTTTGCTTCTTCGTGCCGGCAAACTTGGACAGCGCATATCGGCCGAGCTGGGCAACGGACTGGCAGACGTTCGTGCTGCAAGATACGGGTTTCAAAGAGCCGGGCGTTCGAGCGGTCGAGCGGGCAGAAGCGGACTCGGTGCAGCCCCGAAGCGTCGGCATTGCATATTTCATGCTCATGCCCGGGATGCCGGACCTTGAAGGTAATCAGACCCGAAGCCCGGCTTTCACCTACTTCACGCCGGACTCGGTGCTCAGCGCCGTTTCGGTGCGGGGGCAGGCCAGGTGGAAACATGGCGCAGTCGGAACCGGGGTGGTCTTCTTCAACTCCGTAGAAAGCCCGGGACTCGCCCCGATCTTGCCAGACGGGTCGTTTGCCACGATGGTTAGAGCCGGTGCGTACACGGTACGGGCAGTTGCAGATACGAATGCCGACCAGCTCGCTGACCTTGCGAGCCGGCCAGTGGTATTTGACACACGGGAAGAAAGCCTTCAGCTTGATTTTGAGCCTGAGATGCTACCGAGGCCGGTCAAGGAGTACCGAGAGGAATGACTGATTCCTGGAGACCAGCGGGGAAGAGAATTCTCGAGGGCAGGGTGTTGTTGAGGAAGCAGTGAACCGAGGGCAGAACGTGACGAGAGCAGAGTCTGCTTCTGTTCCTGGCTGTTCGTCCGGCTGCTTTTGCTAGATGGCAATCGTTGCTGGTGTCATCTTGCTGTTGCTGACCGCCGTCGTGTACTTCCGAAATCTGCAGGAGGCCGGCTGGCTTGTTCTGCTTCGGTTTGCAGCGGTGGTGCTGCTAGTGGCGATACTTGCTGACTGGGCACCTTCGATTCAGTGGACAACGAAGCCACGGCGAGTTGTGATGCTTATTGACCGTTCACGTAGCATGAGCGCGGTTGGTGCTGACACGGTGGCATCGTCGGTAATCCAGCGATTCCCTGTCGCTGCTGATAGACAAGTGGAGGTTTGGACCTTCGGTGACAGCGCGCGTCGCATGTCGGGCATTGAGTCAGCGACAGCGGACGACCGGCGTACCAAGATGGGTCGTGCACTGAGGATAGTCACGCGAACCAGACCTGGTGCGGTGGTACTGGTAAGCGACGGTCAGGATAACGGCGACCTGGATCCGGTACAGGTCGCAAGGGACGCGGGGATACCGGTATACACCGTTGGGTGTGGTCGGGCTGGCACCCGGAATATCGAAGTAGTCAGTGTCACGTTACCACTCGAGGTATATGTCGGCGATACGGTCACTGTGTTTGCCCGTCTGCGATATGAAGGGATTGATGAGGAAGTTTCCATCAGGCTTGGCCATCAGACGCAGCGAGTGCGGCTGCACAACGAGGCCGCGGAGCAGGAGTTCTCATTCCGAACAGTGTTTGCCAGCCCGGGCCGGCAACTCATCAGGGTGTCGGTTGACAGTCTCCCTGGTGAGAGTGACTATCTGGATAACGAGAGGCTGGTGCCGGTCGAGGTAAAGTCCAGTCGGGTGAAGGTGGCATACGTTACCAACCGGCCGGGATTCGGGACTAGATTCCTACTCGGGGCACTCAGGCAGCTTGAGTGGATTGAATTGTCTGAGGTCGTGCAGACCGTGGGGGGTAGCAGGTGGAGCGTGACCGATGTCGAAGCTGGGGTTGACGTATTCCTGCTGGACGGCATCAGTGAGCAGGGTGACTACCTAGAGGGCGTCGTCCGGCAGGTCAGGCAAGGTGCGGGCGTGCTTCTAATCGGCGGGCCAGACTTCAAGCCTGGCAAGGTTCTGGCCGAGCTTCTGCCAAGCAAGTCCGGCGTCACTTCAAGAGCCGGAGACTACGTACCAGCCCTTACCAGTACCGGCAGGTTGTTCTCGTGGCTTGCTGAGATTCGGTTTGACGAAGTTCCGCCATTCGTCAAGCTGTTTGAGCCGGAAGGTCTTGCCGGAACCGAGGTATGGCTTGTAGCTGGGCAGCAGTCAAGACCCGTCATCCTGGCATACGATGTCGGCGGTGGTAGGGCTGTGTACGTTGCCGGCTATCCGCTATGGCGCTGGGGTTTCGGACCGGAAAGGAAGTCGGGTCAGAATTCACTCCAGCTGTTCCTGGCCGGTGTGATTCGCTATCTTGCCGAGCAGGACCGGGAACGGTTCAGGCTTGTGGCAGACAAGCCCACATTCCATTTTGGAGAGCGGGTTCGGCTCATGCTTTCGGCGCGTGCGCCGGGTGGCGAGGCATGGAGCGGGCTTGATGCATTGGTTGCAGTTGACTCGAGTCCGTCGGTACCGATGGTCGAAAAGGGGAGCGGCGTGTACGAGGTCGAGCTCGGTGCGGTCGGCGTCGGAGTGCACCGTGCAGAAGCGACAGTAATGATGGGTGACTCGATATTGGAGAAGGTGACGGCCGAATTTGTCGTTTCGGAGCGCGAAATCGAGCTTGCCAACACTGGGCTGAACCGGGAGCTCTTGGCCGCAATCGCACAGGCAAGCGGAGCCAGTTTCTTCCGTTGGGACAGCCTGCCACAGGAAGGGTTTGAGCCGACCTTGGCTGTGATCAGGCGCAGGCTGGGATTCGAGCCGCGACGAAGCCCGTGGGCCTATGTCCTGGTTGCGCTACTTATTGGAGTCGAGCTGGTGCTGCGCAGAAGAAAGGGTCTGCTGTGACCGCTTGGCCTGCGCCGGAAACTGATCCAAGAATGCGAGCTGCGAGTCAAAGCTCTCAGGGTAGCCTTCGAGACCAGAGGTCGGACACCGGGCGTAGAGCGGCGGGCCGGTGGTTCTCGCACTTGAGATTCTTCGCCCTGCCTACGCTTGTGCTTATTGCGTTCGCGTCCGCGACGTCGTCAGAGACAGGCTTCGCTTCGGTTAGTGCGCTCGTGTCATCGGGTACCGGGCCAGCGCTGCGGCCCGGTTTAGGAGCGCGACTTGCACTGCGTCTCAAGGAACGCGGAGTAGCACCCGAGCTCGTTGTGATGGCGATTGCGACGGTGCCGATTGTCGAACTGCGGGGTGCCGTGCCGGTGGGTATCAATCTGCTCGGACTGCCTTGGTACCGGGCAGTGCTATTCGCAGTGCTCGGCAATATGCTGCCGATTCTGCTGGTGCTTTTCCTGCTGGAGCGGCTGGCTGCGTGGCTCAGTAGAATACAGGCATTCGCCCGGTTCTTTGAATGGCTGTTTGCCCGGACCAGGCGCAAGAGCAGACTTGTGGAGCGATATGAGTTCTGGGGGCTTGCCGTCTTCGTTGGTATACCGCTGCCGATGACCGGTGCGTGGACCGGTGCGGTGGCAGCAGTTATTATGGGTGTTCCCTACTGGCGGGCGCTGCTCTCGATATTGCTGGGTGTGCTCATGGCGGCGGCGGTTGTTACTTCTTTGTCGCTGCTAGGAATCTGGGGTGCAGTAATCGCCGGAGTAGCGCTTACCGCGGTTGCGGCCAATGCAGTTGTCTCAGGACTCCGGCGGCGGGCACGGCGAGTAGGAAAGACCGGCTGAGCCAGGTTGCCGGCGCATTGTGCCGGGACACAGAAGCTTTGTCCCAGAAACACCAGTTGACGACTGCGTTTGGTGCAGTCTGGCTCCTGGGGTTGCTCCGAGTTCCGCGTGTCGGACGCTCGGTAGTCAGGCCTGTGCCACAGCGAGATTGCAGGAAGGTCGAAGTGCGAAGCAGGGGTCTGGCCGGTAATTCGGGACAAGCTGGGATAAAGCCTGCTTGATTGATGCCGGGTTATCTTGATCCAGACGGCGTTCAAGGTCGCGAATGCCTTCCAGAAGGTCGGGGTAGCAGTAGTTGCGGGAAATTCGTGCCACGCGGATACGTTCGTTCTGGGTGGCTACGGTTCCTTCTTCAGCAGTAAGGAGTTCTTCGAACAGCTTCTCGCCCGGTCGCGGGGCTGAAACCAGTACCGGCAGGTCGGAGTTCGGAGTCAGGCCGGCGAGTTCAACCATGCGGTGTGCCAAGTCCCAGATTCGTACCGGTTGCCCCATGTCCAGGACAAAAACCTCGCCACCTTCGCCCAGGGCCGCAGCCTGGAGAACAAGCATCACCGCTTCGCTTGTGAGCATGAAGTAGCGCCTCATATCCTTGTGCGTCACGGTTATCGGCCGGCGTTTGGCAATTGCCTCGCGGAACAGTGTCGAGACGCTGCCCCGGGAGTCGAGGACGTTGCCGAACCGAACTGCGATGGCACGCATGTCAGCCAGTCCGTTCATGGATGTGACCAGCATTTCGCCCAGGCGTTTGGTCGCACCCATCGTGCTTGTCGGGTTGACCGCCTTGTCCGTTGAGATATAGACCAGGCATTCGGTGCCGTAGCGCACCGCCATGTTGGCGAGGAGATGGGTGCCGAGTACATTCACCCGGACCGCGTCATCGGGATGAAACTCCAGGATGGGTACGTGTTTGTAGGCGGCGGCGTGAAATATTACCTCTGGCCGGTACAGGCCAAATGCCTGCTCAAGGTCACGGGCTCGCGTGATGTCGCCGAGGTAGGGCACGACATCAAGCCGGGGATTGCAGGAGCGTAGCTCGCGCTCAACGTAGAACAGGTTCGAGTCGTCTCGCTCCAAGAGAATCAGACAGGACGGGTTCAGCTTAGCGAGCTGACGGCAAAGCTCTGAGCCGATGGACCCCCCCGCGCCCGTCACCATGATGCGGCGGCCGGTGAACTGCTGGTGGACCGCCGCAAGGTCTATTGACGCCGGCGGCTGGCCGGTGAGTTCGTGGATACAGAGTTTCTCAAGCGCGGCCAGGTCGGACCGGTCTTCAAGTATGTCCAGAAGCGAAGGCATTGTCTTGACCTCGAGTGTGCCGATCCGATTCAGCCGCGCATAGAAGTCGCCAAGACTGAAACGTGGGTTGGTCTCAAGCATGACGATAACTGACTCGACGCGGTATTTCTCGACTATCGCTTCGATATCATCCGTTGTGCCGACTACTTCGATGCCTTGTTCATAATTGCCGACTTGGTTCGGGTCCGGGTCAACGATGCCGACAATTGTGTGGCGGAAGTCGCCGAGCCGACGTAGCATGTTGGGTAGGAAATAGGCGTGCCGGGAGGACATGACGAGCAGGGTGCGCTTACCGCCAGCATCACAGAATAGGGGCTCGACCAGCAGACGCTTGCTACCGCGAAAAGTCGCCAGCGCGAGGAAAATGGTCATCCCCCAGACAATCGGGTTGGGCATCGGAAACCGAGCAAGGACTCCAGCGCCATTGACAAGAACGAGAACCAGGGTTACAAGTACGACCGCTGCGAATAGCCGGCGCAAGTCGGCAAGCGAGAATGTAACCCATGCGAGCCGGTAGTTGCGCAAAGCGATGTTGGTCAGGATGACGAGCGATGCAGCGAGTCCTCCGAGGAGCGAGGCTGAGATGAGGGAGAAGGTCGGAGGTGGAACGAGCATCCTGAAAAGGAGCAGGGAGGCGAGGGTAGTAGTCAGCCAGTCTCCAAGCAGGAAGAAGGTATCGCGCTGTCGGCCCGTTACCCGCATGAACCGGCCAACAGCCTTTTGCACGCTGTCCAGTCCCTGTCTCAGGCTTTCGATCAGCGGGGCCGAGGGCCTGAGTTCAGGAATGCTGACTGCCGTATCTTGTGCCCTGGTTCCGTTCATGTCATAACGCAGTCATCAAACGTACAGAGTGCCGGACAATTCGGCCGTCGGAAGCCGCACTGCCAGCGTGGAAAGTAAGGAATCCCTTGTCGCCGTACGACTCCCGGCGCTCGGCCCTGGGTGTCCGGCATCCGGAACCCGTCACCGGAACCGTAGCCTGATGGTTTCCAGGCTTGCGGTCCTAGTGACTCCGAC
Encoded here:
- a CDS encoding DUF2520 domain-containing protein translates to MKQRKRPVRRVGIIGAGRVGSALAWHCRRLGYRIVGITDKKPKQAWVVYGLLKEPYRRWRPSVLAMASDILFITVPDRAIEPVFSAIRRYLRRGTIVVHCSGVLGIDAFRDASEQGVEVLALHPVQSFPSHAEAIRTLTGCFFALEGSRKGLALGRNLVRRLKGSWVEVTGPDRPLYHTMCVFASNFESVLMDAAEAIAARLGISPHRAGRMLAPLMRSVLENAVEYGTLASLTGPVQRGDTRTVARHLEALSTRVPELVPLYRACSLRLVDMAKRQGLDAAAVAELRSLLRD
- a CDS encoding vWA domain-containing protein, encoding MAIVAGVILLLLTAVVYFRNLQEAGWLVLLRFAAVVLLVAILADWAPSIQWTTKPRRVVMLIDRSRSMSAVGADTVASSVIQRFPVAADRQVEVWTFGDSARRMSGIESATADDRRTKMGRALRIVTRTRPGAVVLVSDGQDNGDLDPVQVARDAGIPVYTVGCGRAGTRNIEVVSVTLPLEVYVGDTVTVFARLRYEGIDEEVSIRLGHQTQRVRLHNEAAEQEFSFRTVFASPGRQLIRVSVDSLPGESDYLDNERLVPVEVKSSRVKVAYVTNRPGFGTRFLLGALRQLEWIELSEVVQTVGGSRWSVTDVEAGVDVFLLDGISEQGDYLEGVVRQVRQGAGVLLIGGPDFKPGKVLAELLPSKSGVTSRAGDYVPALTSTGRLFSWLAEIRFDEVPPFVKLFEPEGLAGTEVWLVAGQQSRPVILAYDVGGGRAVYVAGYPLWRWGFGPERKSGQNSLQLFLAGVIRYLAEQDRERFRLVADKPTFHFGERVRLMLSARAPGGEAWSGLDALVAVDSSPSVPMVEKGSGVYEVELGAVGVGVHRAEATVMMGDSILEKVTAEFVVSEREIELANTGLNRELLAAIAQASGASFFRWDSLPQEGFEPTLAVIRRRLGFEPRRSPWAYVLVALLIGVELVLRRRKGLL
- a CDS encoding small multi-drug export protein, yielding MRFFALPTLVLIAFASATSSETGFASVSALVSSGTGPALRPGLGARLALRLKERGVAPELVVMAIATVPIVELRGAVPVGINLLGLPWYRAVLFAVLGNMLPILLVLFLLERLAAWLSRIQAFARFFEWLFARTRRKSRLVERYEFWGLAVFVGIPLPMTGAWTGAVAAVIMGVPYWRALLSILLGVLMAAAVVTSLSLLGIWGAVIAGVALTAVAANAVVSGLRRRARRVGKTG
- a CDS encoding Ig-like domain-containing protein — protein: MGKCEAGDGVTGLWGFVTVVSCQRFWLVLVILFLAFFAFCAKKMLPPSPDRFPPRLELIRTRNRVRLELVFNEEVDPARLLADSFVVTGSSGQPLAVRGAAGGRRSNSVELWTAVQEPVLYQVRGTVIDAAGNAGRFTARFRGSNRPDTVAPRVTGIAPEPGSAGLRHPAVRVQFSEPVDTTTTPVCFFVPANLDSAYRPSWATDWQTFVLQDTGFKEPGVRAVERAEADSVQPRSVGIAYFMLMPGMPDLEGNQTRSPAFTYFTPDSVLSAVSVRGQARWKHGAVGTGVVFFNSVESPGLAPILPDGSFATMVRAGAYTVRAVADTNADQLADLASRPVVFDTREESLQLDFEPEMLPRPVKEYREE
- a CDS encoding nucleoside-diphosphate sugar epimerase/dehydratase gives rise to the protein MNGTRAQDTAVSIPELRPSAPLIESLRQGLDSVQKAVGRFMRVTGRQRDTFFLLGDWLTTTLASLLLFRMLVPPPTFSLISASLLGGLAASLVILTNIALRNYRLAWVTFSLADLRRLFAAVVLVTLVLVLVNGAGVLARFPMPNPIVWGMTIFLALATFRGSKRLLVEPLFCDAGGKRTLLVMSSRHAYFLPNMLRRLGDFRHTIVGIVDPDPNQVGNYEQGIEVVGTTDDIEAIVEKYRVESVIVMLETNPRFSLGDFYARLNRIGTLEVKTMPSLLDILEDRSDLAALEKLCIHELTGQPPASIDLAAVHQQFTGRRIMVTGAGGSIGSELCRQLAKLNPSCLILLERDDSNLFYVERELRSCNPRLDVVPYLGDITRARDLEQAFGLYRPEVIFHAAAYKHVPILEFHPDDAVRVNVLGTHLLANMAVRYGTECLVYISTDKAVNPTSTMGATKRLGEMLVTSMNGLADMRAIAVRFGNVLDSRGSVSTLFREAIAKRRPITVTHKDMRRYFMLTSEAVMLVLQAAALGEGGEVFVLDMGQPVRIWDLAHRMVELAGLTPNSDLPVLVSAPRPGEKLFEELLTAEEGTVATQNERIRVARISRNYCYPDLLEGIRDLERRLDQDNPASIKQALSQLVPNYRPDPCFALRPSCNLAVAQA